ttttttgccaaacaaggctaccatcttagaaccgctgcaccgcctcctggatcagtctgcaccctggcagtggactgacgcacataaaaaagcttacactgctgcaaaacaactgcttcaggctgatggcgtgctcacgcactatgacgaaacaaagccattagccgttgtttgtgacgctttgccttatggcttgggggcgctgctcttccatatggagtctgatggccgggaggctcccattgtctttgcctcgaggacactatcctccactgaaagaaattatgctcaaatagataaggaggccttggcggtcatttttgcagtcaaaaaatttcaccagtaccttgctggtcgccactttgtggtttttactgaccgcaaacctcttttgggcctgctacaccactcaaagcccatgccacctgtcctgtccccacgcatgctacgctggagtgttcttcttggggcctacgattacgaattgtgctactgccctggcaaacagctagcaaatgctgatgccctcacgcttaccactgcccgctggtatgcgtgagacccctccacccatggaggtgctcttactggaaatggcgcctgaagccccactgaatgcaaaacacattgccgCCCTTACTCGGAAGGATCCAGTTCTGTCTTGGGTGCTGCACTGggtcctgcatggctggccagtggatacacccgacagccgtttcaagccgtttttcacccggcgccatgaactgtccgcacacaaggactgcctattatgggggagtcgtgtagttattcctaacctggcgagggaggaggtactagccatgctgcatgatgcacacccaagcattgtgcatatgaagggcctggggaggagttatgcctggtggccaggtatggatttagcaatagaacagacagtaaaatcctgtgaaacctgTCAGAGAACTCATcatgcaccaccaacagcacagctgcacccttgggtgtggacaactaagaaatggtcccggctacacattgactttgctggtccattccaggggaagacatttctcataattgtggactcacactctaagtggttagaggttgccatggtgagttcaatgtcctgctctgcagcgatcagcacactgaggctcctctttgcaactcacgggttaccaaatgtcattgtttctgacaacgGTGCAGCCTTCACATCGGATGAATTCAAAGAGTTTGCCAGACggaatggcatcagagcagtgactacggccccttaccatcctcgttcaaatggccaagcagaacgtatggtccagacaaccaaggaGGCCCTATCTAGGATCACTATCGGTGACTGGCAGACATGCCTGGCGAGgtttctgctgtcacagcatgtgactcccaattcagcaacaggaaagagccctgccgagcttctcatgaactggcgtcttaccacggcctttgatcaccttcatcctgactatgaaaatgagatgcacctcaagcaggaagtgagtgcagaaaagctgcaaggcccaaacagatgttttaggccacaggacactgtgtacatgaggagctacactgggggacccaaatgggtccctggtgtgatagccgatcctactggcccagtttcatatagagtgcagactcctgatgggcaaatgcatcgacgCCACGTGGATCAGGTGCGTGGTAGAGCGACTGCACGCACAGATGTGGTCGctggagaatccattgttcccggtgagcagtcacctgaagatgggcCGCTTGAGTCTACCTCGTCGGAAAAGCCACGACCAGAGACCAGCGggtctgttgaagatccctctggtcctgtgtccattcctgtgcccactacccctctacagcatccggcaagagaccggcaccctccacgccacttggcggattttgttgactgggggaaaggggtgtaatgtattgggacttatgttaatgcgcatgctctctggttagtctttgatggggggctctcgcgagacgagaccaggaagtaatgttaagtatgagccgaactggaagaaactcagatgtagcctgatggctgagtatcctaaatttgctaagttctaagtaaagagttcgttacaaccaatgtctctctcgtctctaagtcgaatcttacaaAAAGAATATCATAAGATAAATGCAGTCAGTAGGCCTATAGATTCCACATTAAAGTATAGGCTTTATTTTCCAATGCAAACATACTATTTGTCCCATGTTtggtttgttggcatctggtcaccTTGCATGCAAGCCATAGTAAAAGAAGGTGCCACAGAGACAAATTTGGGCAGCCGTCAGTAGGGTTGCCACCTTAACCCTATCCCATCTCGGCTCTCACAACCACCACCTAACCAGGGCCCATGACCCCTACCTCAATGGAAAGGGTTgggatttttttaatttatatataATTTACCTGATTCTATGGATGCACACATGGTGTGGTATTAGTTCAGAAAGTGCCAGGCTTGAAAGGTTCATGTAAAGTGAAATATACAGTAGGCTAGACAACTGCCTACAGTAAGTAGACCAGTCAGAGTAATATGTCTGTAGAAATCAGACATGTAGCTACATAATGTTTCAGTTAAGTGCTTTATtagcaaacaaaagcaacacacaaaGTAAATTCAATGGTCATAACAATGCAGTATTGTACAAATGTACAACATACTTTTTTATTTCTTAATAAAACTATATTATTTGATTTAATAATAAATGTACAATTTTAGGACCTAGGCTATGTGCGCCTGGTACTCCGGGAAACTGCTCTGGTAAACCACCGCAATTTTCAGGTGACGGAGAAGGGAGAAATACAGAGGTACCGCCTGTGTATTTCTCCCTTCTCCAGTTGTGAGAATATGGAACAAATCACACTGTTTTGGTTCAGCAAGGAACATATTATTTCCTTCTAAAATACAGGACGATTCTGTATTTTAAGGGATGGGTGGCAATATAAACAAGCACAAAACTGTCCAGACCCACGGTGCACCCGTCAAGTGTGGAGTCAATTGGATGAACGGTTGCTGGCAAAATCAaaggacaaacagacagacagacagacagacagacagatagacagacagagacttcttccattttagttagattattatCATTCCGAGGAATTTTGGCACGTGCACAAGGCTGGGCTCAAATTGTCCGAGCAACAGCTCATTTGCCCTCTTTAGCTGAGCTGCCCCTCTGgaggaaaaaaaattgttttatttttgctGTTGTGGCTGTATAAATACGAGTAGCCCATAATTGCTAAAGTTAGACCAAATTAAATCACCATATCATCCAAACTTATTACTTTTTGACAGGCATGCCTCCGTTGGACACAGAGATGGAGCGGCACAGAGccgttaaaaataaaaataaaaacacgtGGTGGGGTCTGGGTAGcttgtggtctattctgttgcctaccaacacagggattgctggttctaatccctgtgttacctccggcttggttgggcatccctacagacacaattggccatgcctgctgGTTtgacgccagatgtgggtatgtgtcctagtcgcttcctctggttggtcggggcacctgttcaggggggagggggaactggggggaaccgtgatcctcccacatgctgttgggtgaaaagaagtggctggcgactccacatgtattggaggaggcatgtggtagtctgcagccctctccggatcggcagaaggggtggagcagtgaccgggagggctcagaagagtggggtaattggatgggtgcaattgacaattggggagaaaaaggggggacccccccccaaaaaaaaccatatAACGCAAAGCGATGCCTTATGACCCCTGTCATGTCACACTCTAGCATCGTTTGCTGATGTTGTGTGAGGGCTCTGGGTGAGTCTTTTGAAGTCGTGGAAATGATTAACGAAGAATGGTATAACCAATGGGGTTCCCTGTAATACAAATCTCCACAAATGCTTCCAAACAATGAGCAGCTTGTCACGTTGcgcaatatagccttatattatgCTATAGCACATGAACCAATCTTAGCTCGGACACACGGTGTTCGTTAGCTGACTGAACTCTGTTATCATTTGTAAGCCTTTACATTATAATATTTTATACAAAGCAAACATGATTTATGTTTAGTTCAAATAGTAATATGTTCCTGAAGGATAACATCTTGACTGCTACCACCTACAATTGTAGTCATTCTTGCAAAGTTCTGAGTTTTGCTCTTATTCTTATAGCAGAACCaaatattttcttcttttttttaaggctGATTTCAGTTGCGAAACTTTGAGGAGCATGCACAGTCATTTGAAATATGAAACGGTTCATAGTtgtgtgggttggggggggggtgcacagccACAAATGGGGTTTTCAGGCTGGAATACTTGGAGATGGTAAGaaagcacacacaaacagtccTCATAATGTCATACACAAGTCATATCAATAGGCCTTGTTGTAATAGCCTTGCTATTGTTAGGGCTAATGTGTTGATCAATAACTTAATAAACAAATACAAAATTGAGGTATGAGCATAATGGAATGACATGATGATGGACGTATGACATGACatgaaatatttgattttgtatttttgaacttgttttgtattgtttgtttttttgtatgagATAAAGGGTAGGCATAATAAGCTAAAGCTTCAGCCTACACCTTTCGGTAAATAATGTTTCTTCGATATAATTTGTTATGATTTATCTATGTGCATGTGCATTCTTTTGTAATACTATTAGAATAAGGACTGAATATATAAATCGAATTCAAAATCAGATCAATTATTATCATAACTATAACTATTGATGATATTTATGAGGGTAGATGAGAGTGCTCTCGTAAATGGTAATAAATTGGTTGGTTCACTGCTATTTCCCACTATGCCAGAACTTCGTAATTAGTAGCTGTAAACATAAATTAATGAATGACGAACAGGGCACTTGAACGCTCTTCTAATACACTTGTTGATAAAATATAACCAATTCGTAAGGCTTGGAATATATATCTCGTGCCTTATTCTACTTTCATCTAACCTATTCCTAAAAGCACTTTGACTTTCTAGATCAAAATATTTGTCCTAACCTTGACCATTTCAGACTCATACTTAACCCTGTAATGCTATTATTAACATTTATCTAATAATTATAAGACAGTGATTGGTATTTGTAAAGTATCTGCTACTGTTAATAAGTGTGTTGGAGGAGCTTTTAAGTGCCAAATTATTCATTCACTAGGTACATAATATTTAAAGCTTGTCGTTGTAACACAACATCCAGAAACAACTGAAAAGTTGGAAAATTGTGACGAcagtgtgatatgtgtgtgttgcTGATCTGTTCATCAATAGGTAAAGGTAAAGCAACGAGTACTGAAAATTGATTGCAACTTTCCTCTTTTTGTGTCTTTCAGGCAAGGCTTGCAGGAAAAAGTGGTTCAGTGTATCTTTTATCAAACATGCACAGACTTGCTTGGCAACATGATCCCTATTTTTAAGACTCATATCAACTGTTTTGCAGTGTTGAATTTCAAAATAATTTCATCAGAGGGGCCCCTCAAGACGGCTCTGTACCCTCTGTACTACTAGCCGACCTCACCGGTCAACCCAACACACAAAAACATTAAATTCAAAATGCCATGATTTGTAGACCTGTATCTTAAAGTCAGCCTGGAGGTTATTTCTCAGTTGTCAAATGTGTTAAACAGCCTATTCCTATTAGACCAGAAATTGGCAACAGACATATGCAAATTCAAAGGTGAAAACAATTACACTCGCTAAGTCCATTAATCATGTTGCTTGGCAGACAAGATAGTTCACCTGTTGAATGGGTAACCTTATCTTAAAGTATTTAACAGTATACACGCCCAAACCACAGACATGATTATCTTCATACCAGACATCACTCAGGCACTTTTCTTTGTACTCAAATCCTATAAAATGACAGTTGACAACAAGAAGGATACCTGCAGCCTCCAGTTCAAGGAAACACACTTTCATTTTAAAAGGTTTGACTATCCTTCACTATGTCTGTTGTCACTCGAAAGAGCAGCAGTGCACGCAGCATCAGCAATTCAAATGCTGCCAGTCTTACTGGCCGAATGCGGATCTCTGCAGGTGTGCGTAGCATGTCCTCCACCATGTCTGCCAGCCGTGCACAGAGCGTGCACGGGGTCGCAGGGGTCTACGGCACCCGTATCTCCAAGTCTACCCTCTCCCTGGATGCACCTTATGACCAGGTCGCCATTTGTGGGAATGAGAAGTTTGCCATGCAAAATCTCAATGACCGTCTGGCTTCATATCTGGAAAAGGTAAGAAAGAGATCATTAAAGGTTGTTACAGTTTTCATCAAATTGAAAAATCTAGAGTATTTACTTGAGGAGTAAGTATTTCTATGTGTGTTTGCTTATTCATTCATTGGTTTGTTTAGCACAAGGGAAAACATACAGCATCCAGAAGCCCAAAGGGAATTACCATAGGTAGGGCTTCCTCGGTGAATAACAGTAAtgtcaaacaaaaaacaaaaaataaaacaaaagacaGACATGCGATGTTAAGAACAAGTTACTTAAAAGAGGTATACAAAAATGAAAGGAATCAAAagcaaaataaatatccactaaCCGTACAATCGTACAaagaaaacgtgtgtgtgtgtgtgtgtgtgcgcgcgcgcgtgcgcgcgcgcaagtGCTCAAACAAGTTGAACACTCACGTGGCTTATAGCCCACCCTAATATTTCAAACTGAATTATAGGTTTGATTTTATTCACTTTAAATTAATTAAATCAAGTTTtgcttaaaatgtctttattatggcAGCAAATGAGCAGGTAATCCACATCACCTGTCCTGCTGGAGGCTACCTTCTTAAATTTACATGAAATCCCTTGTGGTCTATATAGATATAGGGCCGCTGCTGGATCATTTTTCAagtgtttgttgttgtaatactcATTTTGGCAACAAGAACTACAACAATAAATCAAAATAGCTAATAAAGATATTGGTATTTGTTCGGAGGGTGCGCCTTCATAGAAAATGCATTGACTAGGATATAACTCCTACATGGGAAACACTTGTACTATAGCAATAGCAATAGCTATTAGACCAAGCTTATTCTGTGGGTAACCTGTGCTCAGTTCCCTTATGGAACACACTATTTTGTTTTTATCAAGTAATGTAAGACACGAGTATAATTTATtgtataaaaataaaaatgtcagtaCTGCAAAAATTTCACTATTGCGAACgtcttttcaacaaaaaaaatgcttactgggaggactaaaaacattcatgttttcttccaggtgtattttaatttctttattagtTATTTTACATTAGTGTATAGAGCTGCTCCCACTTATAATGTCCTGGAAGCTTCTTGTTGGCAGCACACAGCCTATATATTTCCATATTTATGACATTTTATCTGAAACATTAAATGCGTTGAAATTACGCTTTCGTGTAGACCACATTTTGCCTACCAGTGCAAAATGACTTTGGAGAGATACCTTCATACTAATCAATATTGTCTCTCTTCCAACCTACAACTGAACAAATGATCAAAATACAATATAGACCTAGCCACAAAAAAACCCCGGccatccagaaaaccaggtgctcactctatcaatcacagaggtcagagaagcactgcgcagagtgaacaaacGGAAGGCCGCTACTTTCAGGCCACTACTTTCAGTTTGTCCGAGCAAAAGAGAAGAACATTACTGTAAAGTGTACTTTATGTATTGCCGATGAGGAGCTATCTACTGCTAGAAATAGCACAAGCAACCTGAAGAAGCACCCGGAGAGAGTGCACATGAACGTGAAGCTAAAGAGAGTTGCTACTAACGACTGCAAGCAGAGTGACCGGGAGGATGGCGCGAGTACATCGAAACAAGTAAAGCTGGATTTTTCCAGACCCGGGTCAAAGTTGGTGGAGGCTGGTGTTGTGGAGGACATGCTGCCTCTTGCTACGGAGGAATCACCAGCCTTCCGAAAATTTGTATCCACGATCCCTGTCAGCTCAACTCACAAGGTAAAAACcgtgacgttagctagctaacgttaagttagctagctagtccCCCTAATGCATTGCTAAATAAGTCCTAATAAACATAGCCAAACgttagcttagctaactagctagctagctaatgttacccTTAATATTCAGACTTGGCTCAAAtcaactagctaacgttagctaacctagctggctagctagaggAGGGAATGAACTACTAGCTAACAACTATAGGGATTGCAAAACTGGTGTAAagcggtagctagctagctaacgttagcttactctAACGTAACCAAACGTTCATGCTGTTTCCAAAGAAGCGGGAGTTGGGTTGAGGTGAGGAAGTTGCTAACGTTAGTTGGCTAACTTGCCCCAACCAACACAGCGTGCAATGGAACTAGCCTTGTTGTGCTAGgctagccaacgttagctagctaactgtagctGAAGGCACGGAGTTCTTGGGAAACAAACAAAAAGGGTAACGTGTAGTGTTTGCCATCTTCTTATATTTCAGCATGTACTACCAGATCGAAAAACCTTTGCCAAGGATTTGGACAAGGCCTATGCAACGATGGAAAAACAGCTGAAGAATAAATTA
This genomic stretch from Lampris incognitus isolate fLamInc1 chromosome 5, fLamInc1.hap2, whole genome shotgun sequence harbors:
- the LOC130112226 gene encoding uncharacterized protein K02A2.6-like — its product is MLHDAHPSIVHMKGLGRSYAWWPGMDLAIEQTVKSCETCQRTHHAPPTAQLHPWVWTTKKWSRLHIDFAGPFQGKTFLIIVDSHSKWLEVAMVSSMSCSAAISTLRLLFATHGLPNVIVSDNGAAFTSDEFKEFARRNGIRAVTTAPYHPRSNGQAERMVQTTKEALSRITIGDWQTCLARFLLSQHVTPNSATGKSPAELLMNWRLTTAFDHLH